The following coding sequences lie in one Yoonia sp. G8-12 genomic window:
- the pufQ gene encoding cytochrome PufQ: protein MTDFTTDMPHTTRARSAPPKREYYAYFGLIFLATLPLCILTWVLSAARRMELPAKGPFAKAWTQARIITPQIFSA from the coding sequence ATGACCGATTTTACAACAGACATGCCCCACACCACACGGGCCCGGTCAGCGCCACCAAAGCGCGAATACTATGCCTATTTCGGGCTGATCTTTCTGGCCACGCTGCCGCTGTGCATTCTGACATGGGTGTTGTCTGCGGCGCGCCGGATGGAACTGCCGGCAAAGGGCCCATTCGCGAAAGCCTGGACACAGGCCCGCATTATTACGCCGCAGATCTTCAGCGCATGA
- the pufB gene encoding light-harvesting antenna LH1, beta subunit, whose amino-acid sequence MADKSDLSFTGLTDEQAQELHAVYMSGFTIFTIVAVVAHVLTYIKLPWFSW is encoded by the coding sequence ATGGCTGACAAATCTGACCTTTCTTTCACAGGTCTCACTGACGAGCAGGCCCAGGAGCTGCACGCAGTTTACATGAGCGGGTTCACGATCTTCACGATCGTTGCCGTGGTTGCTCACGTACTGACGTACATCAAGCTTCCTTGGTTCAGCTGGTAG
- the pufA gene encoding light-harvesting antenna LH1, alpha subunit has protein sequence MAQFYKIWLVFDPRRVFVAQGVFLFLLAAMIHLVLLSNESTNWFQLAFGGM, from the coding sequence ATGGCACAGTTCTATAAGATCTGGTTGGTATTCGACCCACGCCGCGTTTTCGTGGCTCAGGGCGTATTCCTGTTCCTGCTTGCAGCAATGATTCACCTCGTTCTGTTGAGCAATGAAAGCACAAACTGGTTCCAGCTCGCCTTTGGCGGAATGTAA
- the pufX gene encoding RC-LH1 core complex protein PufX produces the protein MMKNDNILEMSEKSRLTADITLLMLKGAGYAAIFVLAIWFVIAAMAFIGRILPEESRDTPDPINRSSLVIEAAPEVAQV, from the coding sequence ATGATGAAAAACGATAACATCCTCGAAATGAGCGAAAAGAGCAGGCTGACCGCCGATATTACGCTCTTGATGCTCAAGGGGGCGGGTTACGCCGCGATCTTTGTTCTCGCGATCTGGTTTGTGATTGCAGCGATGGCCTTTATTGGCCGCATCCTTCCCGAAGAAAGCCGCGACACGCCTGATCCCATCAACCGGTCATCTCTGGTGATCGAAGCGGCCCCCGAGGTCGCACAAGTCTAG
- the pufM gene encoding photosynthetic reaction center subunit M — MAEYQNIFTQVQVQGPPEMGLPGPDGTAIDRGTTTGFSKLAGLFGNAQLGPIYLGSFGVISLATGAIWFIMVGLSFWAQADYNPAIFLRDLFWLSLDPPSPGYGLGMPPMNDGGYFMIASFFLLISVLTWWVRTYLRAEALGMGKHVAWAFASAIWLFLVLGLFRPILMGDWSEMVPYGVFSHLDWTNLFSITYGNLFYNPFHALSIAFLYGSALLFAMHGATILAVSRFGGEREIEQIVDRGTATERAALFWRWTMGFNATMEGIHRWAWWFAVLTTLTGGIGILLTGTVVDNWFVWAQVHGYAPVN, encoded by the coding sequence ATGGCTGAATATCAAAACATCTTCACACAGGTTCAAGTACAGGGGCCGCCCGAAATGGGCCTCCCCGGACCTGACGGGACCGCGATTGATCGCGGAACCACAACGGGGTTCTCCAAGCTTGCCGGTCTTTTTGGCAACGCGCAGTTAGGGCCGATCTATCTGGGCTCTTTCGGGGTCATCTCACTGGCAACCGGTGCAATCTGGTTCATCATGGTGGGTTTGTCCTTTTGGGCGCAGGCGGACTATAACCCCGCGATCTTCTTGCGCGACCTCTTTTGGTTGTCGCTTGATCCGCCTTCTCCGGGTTACGGGCTGGGTATGCCCCCAATGAATGACGGCGGTTACTTCATGATCGCGTCCTTCTTCCTGTTGATTTCGGTGCTGACATGGTGGGTACGCACCTACCTGCGCGCCGAAGCTCTGGGTATGGGCAAGCATGTGGCATGGGCCTTCGCCTCTGCGATCTGGTTGTTCCTGGTGCTGGGTCTGTTCCGTCCGATTCTGATGGGCGACTGGTCCGAGATGGTGCCTTACGGTGTCTTCTCACACCTGGACTGGACGAACCTGTTTTCGATCACATATGGCAACCTGTTCTACAATCCGTTCCACGCTTTGAGCATTGCGTTCCTCTATGGGTCTGCCCTGCTGTTTGCGATGCACGGTGCGACGATCCTTGCTGTAAGCCGCTTTGGCGGTGAGCGCGAGATCGAACAGATCGTGGACCGCGGTACCGCGACCGAGCGTGCCGCCCTCTTCTGGCGCTGGACCATGGGCTTTAACGCTACCATGGAAGGTATCCACCGCTGGGCGTGGTGGTTCGCAGTCCTGACAACGCTGACCGGCGGTATCGGGATCCTGTTGACCGGTACGGTTGTTGATAACTGGTTCGTCTGGGCGCAAGTCCACGGCTATGCGCCAGTAAACTAA
- the pufL gene encoding photosynthetic reaction center subunit L — protein MAQLSFERKYRVRGGTLVGGDLFDFWVGPFYVGFFGVTTFFFAVLGTILIFYGASQGPTWNPWLISIDPPPLEYGLGAAPLLEGGLWQIITICAIGAFVSWMMREVEICRKLGIGYHVPFAFGVAIFAYVTLVVIRPVLLGAWGHAFPYGIFSHLDWVNNVGYTYGNFHYNPVHMIAITFFFTTCLALALHGSLVLSAVNPGKGQEIKSPDHEDTYFRDLIGYSIGPLGIHRLGLFLALNAGFWSAICIVISGTIWFEEWIVWWDWYYELPWWVDL, from the coding sequence ATGGCACAGCTCAGCTTCGAGAGAAAATACCGGGTCCGTGGCGGGACATTGGTAGGCGGAGATCTGTTCGACTTTTGGGTGGGGCCATTTTACGTTGGCTTCTTCGGGGTCACGACGTTCTTTTTCGCCGTCCTTGGGACAATTTTGATTTTTTACGGGGCCAGCCAAGGCCCCACATGGAACCCGTGGTTGATTTCGATCGACCCGCCGCCGCTTGAATACGGTTTGGGTGCGGCGCCGCTATTGGAAGGTGGGCTTTGGCAGATCATCACGATCTGTGCCATCGGTGCCTTTGTCAGCTGGATGATGCGTGAGGTCGAGATTTGCCGAAAACTTGGCATTGGCTATCACGTGCCATTCGCATTCGGTGTCGCGATCTTTGCCTATGTGACCCTTGTGGTGATCCGTCCGGTTCTGCTGGGTGCCTGGGGGCATGCGTTCCCATATGGCATCTTTAGCCACCTCGATTGGGTCAATAACGTGGGCTACACCTACGGCAACTTTCACTACAATCCGGTCCATATGATCGCGATCACGTTCTTCTTTACCACCTGCCTGGCGCTCGCGCTGCATGGCTCGCTGGTGTTGTCGGCCGTGAACCCCGGCAAAGGCCAGGAAATCAAGTCACCTGACCACGAAGATACGTATTTCCGCGATCTGATCGGCTATTCGATCGGGCCATTGGGGATTCACCGCCTCGGTCTGTTCTTGGCGCTGAACGCGGGTTTCTGGTCTGCGATTTGTATCGTGATTTCCGGCACCATCTGGTTCGAGGAATGGATCGTCTGGTGGGACTGGTACTATGAGCTCCCTTGGTGGGTCGATCTGTAG